The genomic window TGAAAAGTAAAAATATGGAAAGAATCCTACAGAATAAAAAACTCTTGGCAGACTGAGAAAGTCGCTAAGAATATGAGTGTGCGAGAGTGTTTTCTGAAGAGCAATTCCAACCTGTTTCTTATGAATCttgtatatttataaatttttcaaCCAATCAAATTTCATCACGTGTTCCATATGCAAAATCTACAAAATAACTGTTCTCGCCAGATACATGTATTGTGTAAACGTCTTCAACTGTCTTGACCATCGATCCTAACACTGTTCCAACTGCTCTATTTCACTTCGACAAACCTCATCAAACTAAATACCTTTCTCTTATCAATAACCTCATTTCGACAAAAACTCATCATGCTTGATAAGACCTATCGTGTACAATCTTCGACACCAATTACACCATATCttcaatttataatttattttattcaactaacatgaataaacaaaaagaaaaaagaaaaagaaaaaaaaaagcactaTTCATCATTCATAAGTGAAAGCACTTGCTTTCCAATGTTGTGGCCATTGAAAACTCTAACTAAGGCAGCAGCCCCATTCTCAAGGCCCCCAACTATGTCTTCCACACATGATATTTCACCATTTCTGATTTGAGGCAGCAAGAACTCCAAGAATTTGGGATAGAGTGGATAATAGTCAACCACATTGAACCCTTGCATGCGAATCCTTTTATAAATAAGACATGCTGTGTTTTTAATTCCTTCATGTTCCTCCTTTGTGTATTGAGATATCATTCCACACACTGCAATTCTACCATGCACTCTCATGTTCATAAGAACTGCATCTAGCATTTTGCCCCCAACAAGCTCAAAATATATGTCAATACCTTGAGGAAAGTACCTAGTAAacaaatacatttaaaaaaaaaaattatgctacatataagttatttaatttattaattaggaacCAAAATGTTGTTATTGAAGTtacacttttttttatatttcaataatactttttattttcatttttaaattaaaaaatgttattaaataataaaaaatattattttaattttaataataatttttagttatttttttaagtGTTGTTAAAATTATATAAGTATCATAACCATTAAAACCATAAATGCCACAATATCCACCTTAATAAAATGCAGCAAAACAATAAAATGTAAAAGTAAGGAATTAGGTATTATTGGATtaatgcttttaatttcattatgtCTAAAATCTACTATATGATGACTTAATCTAATAGTGTTCAATCAAAGATCTATTCATTGTAACAAGTAAATAGAAAGCAAAATAGTTATTATCAGCaattgtatattaaaattagctaTTATAANNNNNNNNNNNNNNNNNNNNNNNNNNNNNNNNNNNNNNNNNNNNNNNNNNNNNNNNNNNNNNNNNNNNNNNNNNNNNAATAGCTGATTTAACTCATTTTAATGTACATATATAAATACACACCTTTTCAATGCAGCGTCCAAGTCATGTTCTTCCTTATAATTGAAAGCTTCGTCAAATCCAAATTTGCTCTTTAGTAGATCAACCTAGTTCAATGAATTTCATACCACACATGTAATTAATAAGAGAATAATTAATGATGAGAAATAtatataatcataatcataattcccAAGCTGCTTAAGCTAAATTTGCGTTATCAAAGCCTTTCCACAAGACCACAACATAATATTTGTTTCTCAATAAAATCTGATAATATAATCAACATTAAGTTGGTCAAGTAAGACACAAATTTATCTAATTAGATTAGTCAAATTAGTTCTGATATTCACAAAGACCAACCAACAAATTGGTAATTATTTAACCAAATAATCCAAATATGAAATTACCTTGTCTTTGCTGCCAGCACTTCCAACAACATAACAACCAATCAATTTTGCAAACTGCCCCACGAGTTGACCAACTGCACCTGCTGCTGCTGAGACAAACACATATTCACCCTTCTTTGGACCACAAACCTCAAAGAATCCAGAATAAGCAGTTAATCCAGGCATACCTAGTCAcatgtatttaaaataaaaaaattggattaagtaataattaaactaaaaatcaaaGATTAGAAGATGTATGATTTTTTTACCAAGGATCCCTGTGTAATAGGATAAAGGCACATCAGTGTGGTGATGGATTTTAAACAAGTTTTCAGGTGATGATATGATTGAGTACTCTTCCCATCCAGTTACTCCCCAGACATagtcaccttcttgaaaatcttGGTGCTTTGAATCCAAAACTTTGGCCACTCCAAATCCATATAGTGGctgtaaatttttttaattaaacttaattaaataaattttcttaagaaaaatttttgaaagttagtcatttttaatattttttgttaacaCAAATTTGTTGCATTCAATCAATGACAAAACTGAAATTATGGAACCAGCAAAATTTTCTTTGAAACCATTTATTATATCTTTTCATTTCCTCAGAAGCTgaacaaattataaaataaataaataaataaatgagcaTAAACTTACTGAGCCAGGGGTGAAGGACTGCGAAACACTAAATTTATCATCTTTTTGCATCAAGGGTCTAAGGTGAGGATCAGCAGCCAAGAAAAGGTTTTTGACCAAAACAACCCCTTTAGATTCATCTCCAAGCTTCAGTTTAATAGTAGAATCTGAAGATACAAACATGTCAGATTCTTTAGGGAAGCCAGACACATAGTGCCTTAATAATAACTGCTTGTTTCTCACATCTTTCTCTGCCATTTTTTCAACATGAATAACACACCCTATTTCAATTCAATATATGCAGCTCTAATGGATTCAATTTCTATGTTATGGTCATGAGTTGATGACAATATATAAAAAATgagttttatatataattttttcattGGCGGCCGCCGGCCTCTGCACAAACTGGTTTAATTTGTTTATACGAAAATACGATGAttgacttaattaattaattaaatacttCCATCTAACTAATGATGCGACAGCTcataagctttatatatgattttttttcttctttatttaatgcTATTCCTTATagttagggctggaagtgagtcaagctaACTCATGAATCAGCTCGAGCTCGATTTGTTAATAGTTTAATAAGTTGAACTTGTGAGTTAATAACCAAGCTTGAGTTTGAAATTGAGttaataaattaaatgagtcgagtTTGAGCTTGGATAAGCTTAGCTCATTAGCTCATGAACGGACTCAATTATATGTATAATATTAAAAGTACAGATTAAATGCATATAAAATATgcgtattaataatttaaaatataaacatattaaaaattttcaaaaagttaatttataatttaatatgtGACATATATATATAAGTGTCTCCCTGTTAATGTTCGGGCATTAGAATCATCATCGTGACCTAATTTAATACTTAGGTAAAAATTGTATTGACTTCGATAtagtatatataaaataaaatcaagTGAAAAAGAAagctaataattatttttaaataaaatataacgtATGTTACAAATCATCAACACGGGGATGTAGCTCAAATGGTAGAGCGCTCGCTTTGCATGCGAGAGGCACGGGGTTCGATCCCCCGCATCTCCACTAACTAATCTTTTTCTAGTTTTTGGTAacaacaatttttcttttctaaagatATCTGAAATTGTTGATTCACTCACATAACATAGTACGAAAATTATTCAGGGGCAATAGCCACAATTTTTTTACCGAGATTTTGACCACTGAAAAGGCTAACTAAGGCTGCAGGGCCACCCTCAAGACCTTCAACTATGTCTTCCACATATGCAATCTTCCCTTCTCTAATGTGAGGCAGAATAAACTCCAAGAATTTAGGATAAAGGGGATAGAATTGAGATACAATAAAACCTTGCATCTTAATCTCCTTATATATGAGATTTGCCAAATTCGTTACACCTTCTGGTTGAGTGAGATTATACTGTGAAATCATTCCACATACCGGTATGCGACCATGAGATCTCATGTTCAAGAGCACAGCATCAAGTGTCTTACCGCCCACGTTTTCAAAGTAAATGTCAATGCCTTCGGGGAAGTATCTGAAATATAATCAAACATTCCAAACTAGATTCATATTTATAATCTAATTTTTTACTGTTCACGTACCATCCTTATCGTATTTAAGTACTAACCTTTTTAAAGCAGCATCGAGATTTGATTCTTCTTTGTAGTTAAAGGCTTCGTCAAATCCTAATTTATTCTTCAATATATCCACCTAGGTGTGTAGGAGAAATTAAATGCATTCAACTAAAAAGTAAGACTAATTATCTTTGTCAAAATGAAGCACTcttattttgaaataatttaagAAAAACAGAAGTATTACTAATGATTTAGATTACAATTTTCTATGGGTTTTTTTTTGGTTGTATACTCAGTATTTTTGTAAAACAAATACATCTTtacataaatatatttaattcaagatccaaatcaaatagaaaaagatatacATCTAGTGAAACACCTTTAATAATTAACGAAAATCTAACACAAAGTAAATCATGTAATAtaattttggtttaattattctattggtcctatagtttcaccaaatttgtaAATagattcctatactttttttcttttaattgaatcCTTACAATGCTTTTAACTTTGAAATTAAGTCTTTTTCGtgtcaaaaaatattaaaattaataaaatatttatcacaaaaaatatatgatCAAAGATCTAATTAGGTTCTTAATTATGAATATTTTCAATTTGTGaaaaaatattctgttaattctaaCATGTTTTATACTGGCAaagatttaattacaaaattaaaagttatgtaaagatctaattaaaagaaaaatatagatatctaattataaattttgtaaaattataGAGACTAATAAtactaatagagtaattaaacctttaattTTTTTGGCACACATGATGCTTTATTCTAACGTGTTGaaaaataaggtttaattactctatcaaTCCTTATAGTTTtactgaattttcaattaggtctctatactttttttttccgaTTGAGTTTCTATaccatatcagattttgtaattaagttccTACTGTGATAAAAACACTGGAATTAAGGAAATATTCCGTTAAGCAAAACGAATATGTCTAATACTTGACTGAATATTCTATATAGTTTaacataatattttattaattacaaaatctgatatgatataagacctaattgaaaagaaaaaaaaatataaggacctaattaaaaatttgataaaactatagaAACCAAAGTAATTAAATCGAAAAATAATAATTAGGGTAATACCTTTTCTTGACTTCCAGCGCTTCCAACAACATAGCATCCAGTCAACTTAGCAAATTGGCCAACAAGTTGACCAACTGCACCAGAGGCAGCTGAAACAAACACTTTCTCTCCTTTCTAAGTGATGTAACCATTTATTATTTGCTTTAGAAATATAATGAACAATTACAAACACAATTTATGTTACAATTTTAAATTGTAGGCATAATTAGAGTTGAATAGGAAACCATCAATTACTAAGGTGTTTAAGAGGATGCATCACGGAAGGATGATAAGAATGTGTAGGCTGATAAATTGAATGCATTTAATCTGTCAATAATTAAGCAGTCAATAATTGCATTCAAGAATTGTCATTCAAATTATGTTCGtatattgtcatttaaatttgtGTGTTTATATATGGTTGTGTTTGTTTATCGAGATAGCACATTGAGACAGAGACATAAGGACACAAAATTATATTTGACAGAAGAAATATATGAACAAAGACAATGTATCTAAAAAtactgaattagtatattttatgtCTATCTTGACAAGAAGAACATGGAGACACTaacaaaaaataacttattttttatttttttatttttttattaattttttattattatattttttgtctcaaattttttgaatgaaaaaaatgagaataaattaaattttcataatttattctaatttatcaccaaacagaatataagaatacaaaattttatatttttatccttTATATATTGTTTTCACTATCTTGTCTTATCTTATTCTCAAAATCAAACAGAGCCATATTATCTTTGAGACCAAAATATAGAGATACTAGAGACACAAATTTATTTAGTTGTAGATACAAATATGCTCAAAAAAAA from Arachis ipaensis cultivar K30076 chromosome B09, Araip1.1, whole genome shotgun sequence includes these protein-coding regions:
- the LOC107618512 gene encoding 2-alkenal reductase (NADP(+)-dependent), which codes for MAEKDVRNKQLLLRHYVSGFPKESDMFVSSDSTIKLKLGDESKGVVLVKNLFLAADPHLRPLMQKDDKFSVSQSFTPGSPLYGFGVAKVLDSKHQDFQEGDYVWGVTGWEEYSIISSPENLFKIHHHTDVPLSYYTGILGMPGLTAYSGFFEVCGPKKGEYVFVSAAAGAVGQLVGQFAKLIGCYVVGSAGSKDKVDLLKSKFGFDEAFNYKEEHDLDAALKRYFPQGIDIYFELVGGKMLDAVLMNMRVHGRIAVCGMISQYTKEEHEGIKNTACLIYKRIRMQGFNVVDYYPLYPKFLEFLLPQIRNGEISCVEDIVGGLENGAAALVRVFNGHNIGKQVLSLMNDE
- the LOC107615009 gene encoding 2-alkenal reductase (NADP(+)-dependent), giving the protein MAQVRNKQVLLKNYVTGFPKESDMEIVEGSITLKVPEGSSDVVLLKNLYLSCDPYMRLLMYKDTPVSLGFHYSPGSKGEKVFVSAASGAVGQLVGQFAKLTGCYVVGSAGSQEKVDILKNKLGFDEAFNYKEESNLDAALKRYFPEGIDIYFENVGGKTLDAVLLNMRSHGRIPVCGMISQYNLTQPEGVTNLANLIYKEIKMQGFIVSQFYPLYPKFLEFILPHIREGKIAYVEDIVEGLEGGPAALVSLFSGQNLGKKIVAIAPE